A window from Argopecten irradians isolate NY chromosome 3, Ai_NY, whole genome shotgun sequence encodes these proteins:
- the LOC138319588 gene encoding thrombospondin-1-like — MWDDWGPCSTTCGNGSQQRTRNCTDPSPQHGGADCDENSSTDQQTCYIDDCPIDGAWSTWDDWGPCSTTCGNGTQQRTRNCSDPSPQHGGADCDIITATATANQTCNTGDCPAF; from the exons ATGTGGGATGACTGGGGACCATGTTCTACAACGTGCGGAAACGGTTCTCAACAGAGAACCAGGAACTGTACCGACCCTTCACCACAACATGGCGGCGCTGACTGCGATGAAAATTCGTCAACAGACCAACAGACTTGTTACATAGATGATTGCCCAA TTGATGGCGCCTGGTCCACGTGGGATGACTGGGGACCATGTTCTACAACGTGCGGTAACGGTACTCAACAGAGGACCAGGAACTGTTCCGATCCCTCACCACAACATGGCGGCGCTGACTGCGATATAATCACGGCAACAGCTACAGCAAATCAGACTTGTAACACAGGTGATTGCCCAG cattttag